A genomic segment from Dermatobacter hominis encodes:
- a CDS encoding Zn-ribbon domain-containing OB-fold protein: MSTPDVDRTISTLPDGLWSQPEPSVPDLGVDEPVQRLRMPAAMVYDYTPGLAQTRFLRGLQQKKFLGERCPTTGEVYIPPRGVSPVSGLPTTEQVEVGPKATITSFCVVHIGFGVNAPPTPFVSALFLPDGASVSLYGTMGEVDYDKVRIGMRVEPVWVDDDQLTTSMENISHWRPIDEPDVPAEQLKGHM; encoded by the coding sequence ATGAGCACGCCCGACGTCGACCGCACCATCTCGACCCTGCCCGACGGCCTCTGGTCGCAGCCCGAGCCGAGCGTCCCCGACCTCGGCGTCGACGAGCCGGTGCAGCGCCTCCGCATGCCGGCCGCGATGGTCTACGACTACACGCCCGGCCTGGCCCAGACCCGCTTCCTGCGGGGCCTGCAGCAGAAGAAGTTCCTGGGCGAGCGCTGCCCGACCACCGGCGAGGTCTACATCCCGCCCCGCGGCGTGTCGCCGGTGTCCGGCCTGCCCACGACCGAGCAGGTCGAGGTCGGTCCCAAGGCCACCATCACCTCGTTCTGCGTCGTCCACATCGGCTTCGGCGTCAACGCGCCGCCGACGCCGTTCGTGTCGGCCCTCTTCCTGCCCGACGGCGCCTCGGTGTCGCTCTACGGGACGATGGGCGAGGTCGACTACGACAAGGTCCGCATCGGCATGCGGGTCGAGCCGGTCTGGGTCGACGACGACCAGCTGACCACCTCCATGGAGAACATCTCGCACTGGCGGCCGATCGACGAGCCCGACGTGCCCGCCGAGCAGCTGAAGGGACACATGTGA
- a CDS encoding type 1 glutamine amidotransferase, producing the protein MRVLFVHHDANSGDGHVGRAFSALGADVVVHQVCTGPGSPVGSPDLPDPTAFDRVVLFGSRWSVDDPAVAHWVEPELEMLRSADRAGVPVMGLCFGGQILATALGGSVGRTAHPEVGWCRVDVAPEGEAAGIEPGPWLQWHFDAFTVPPGATELARSIAGPQAFAAGPHLGLQFHPEADRAVLEGWIVDDLDQLVDAGHDAASLMDEADAHHVDAAERAARLVRRFAG; encoded by the coding sequence GTGCGCGTGCTGTTCGTCCACCACGATGCGAACTCGGGCGACGGCCACGTCGGTCGGGCGTTCTCGGCGCTCGGCGCGGACGTCGTCGTCCACCAGGTGTGCACCGGACCGGGGAGCCCCGTCGGCTCGCCCGACCTCCCCGACCCGACGGCGTTCGACCGGGTCGTGCTGTTCGGCTCCCGGTGGTCGGTCGACGACCCCGCCGTCGCCCACTGGGTCGAGCCCGAGCTCGAGATGCTCCGGTCCGCCGACCGCGCCGGCGTCCCGGTCATGGGCCTCTGCTTCGGAGGCCAGATCCTGGCGACCGCGCTCGGCGGATCGGTCGGCCGGACCGCCCACCCCGAGGTCGGGTGGTGCCGGGTCGACGTGGCTCCCGAGGGGGAGGCGGCCGGGATCGAACCCGGGCCGTGGCTGCAGTGGCACTTCGACGCGTTCACCGTCCCACCGGGGGCGACCGAGCTGGCTCGCAGCATCGCCGGCCCCCAGGCCTTCGCGGCCGGACCGCACCTGGGCCTGCAGTTCCACCCCGAGGCGGATCGCGCCGTCCTCGAGGGGTGGATCGTCGACGACCTCGACCAGCTCGTCGACGCCGGGCACGACGCGGCGTCGCTGATGGACGAGGCGGACGCCCACCACGTCGACGCCGCCGAGCGGGCCGCTCGCCTCGTGCGGCGCTTCGCCGGCTGA
- a CDS encoding Rieske 2Fe-2S domain-containing protein, whose protein sequence is MQLRSPFPIPFGWFQVAWSADVKPGQILPIESFDRKLVVWRDEDGAVHVNDAFCPHLGAHFGYGGQVVGNDIACPFHGWRFDAQGQNTLIPYSQRTNKKACVQSFPVAEVNGLIMAWYHPEGAEPMWAIPEVPEFNDPENFTTVETREYTIEAPWQDLAENGVDSAHFRYVHHTEEVPELESYEVDGPRTKMRSIQRFPTPRGVVDGRIDADSFGPGFSIIRFSGIVDTYLMGCNTPLTANKCHMRFTFTVRKLGDDALSSTVGQAFVDEIDKQVQEDTPIWQNKAYLARPALADTDGPFTKFRRWASQFYAEGVDDSQLVYYPVETHDFVPVETASRKFGSDPINN, encoded by the coding sequence ATGCAGCTTCGATCGCCCTTCCCCATCCCGTTCGGCTGGTTCCAGGTGGCGTGGTCGGCCGACGTCAAGCCGGGCCAGATCCTGCCGATCGAGAGCTTCGACCGGAAGCTGGTGGTCTGGCGCGACGAGGACGGGGCCGTCCACGTCAACGACGCCTTCTGCCCGCACCTCGGCGCCCACTTCGGCTACGGCGGCCAGGTCGTCGGCAACGACATCGCCTGCCCGTTCCACGGCTGGCGGTTCGACGCCCAGGGCCAGAACACGCTGATCCCCTACTCGCAGCGCACCAACAAGAAGGCGTGCGTGCAGTCGTTCCCGGTCGCCGAGGTGAACGGCCTGATCATGGCCTGGTACCACCCCGAGGGCGCCGAGCCCATGTGGGCCATCCCCGAGGTCCCGGAGTTCAACGACCCCGAGAACTTCACGACCGTCGAGACCCGTGAGTACACGATCGAGGCGCCGTGGCAGGACCTCGCCGAGAACGGCGTCGACTCCGCCCACTTCCGCTACGTGCACCACACCGAGGAGGTGCCCGAGCTCGAGAGCTACGAGGTCGACGGCCCCCGCACCAAGATGCGCTCGATCCAGCGCTTCCCGACCCCTCGGGGCGTGGTCGACGGCCGCATCGACGCCGACTCGTTCGGTCCGGGCTTCAGCATCATCCGCTTCTCCGGCATCGTCGACACCTACCTGATGGGCTGCAACACGCCGCTCACCGCCAACAAGTGCCACATGCGCTTCACGTTCACGGTGCGCAAGCTCGGTGACGACGCGCTGAGCTCGACGGTCGGCCAGGCCTTCGTCGACGAGATCGACAAGCAGGTCCAGGAGGACACGCCGATCTGGCAGAACAAGGCGTACCTGGCCCGCCCGGCGCTCGCCGACACCGACGGCCCGTTCACCAAGTTCCGCAGGTGGGCGTCGCAGTTCTACGCCGAGGGCGTCGACGACTCGCAGCTCGTCTACTACCCGGTCGAGACCCACGACTTCGTGCCGGTCGAGACCGCCTCGCGGAAGTTCGGCTCGGACCCGATCAACAACTGA
- a CDS encoding thiolase domain-containing protein, whose product MAPARDVAVVATAQSKHRRAATELNEVEMIQPVIREVLDKVGGIGEIDFTCSGSSDYLAGQAFSFVMTLDAVGAYPPIVESHVEMDGAWALYEAWLKIQAGHADTALVYSYSKASPGDLPNVMSRGLDPYYYAPLWPDSVAFAGLQARALLDAGKITAEEMAAIAHRSRTAATSNPRAQVTGSPSVDELLAAPFVSDPLRLHDLPPISDGGVAVVLAAGDRARAWNDRPAWIRGIDHRIDSHNVGVRDLTVAPSIALAAEKAGATGSFDVAELHAPFTFQEKIVATELGLGDDVEINPSGGALAANPMLAAGLIRIAEVSDRISAGTAGRGVAHATGGQLLQQNLVCVLEGE is encoded by the coding sequence ATGGCGCCCGCACGAGACGTCGCCGTCGTCGCCACCGCCCAGTCGAAGCACCGGCGGGCCGCGACGGAGCTCAACGAGGTCGAGATGATCCAGCCGGTCATCCGAGAGGTCCTCGACAAGGTCGGTGGGATCGGCGAGATCGACTTCACCTGCTCCGGCAGCTCCGACTACCTCGCCGGCCAGGCCTTCAGCTTCGTGATGACCCTCGACGCCGTCGGCGCCTACCCGCCGATCGTCGAGAGCCACGTGGAGATGGACGGCGCCTGGGCGCTGTACGAGGCCTGGCTGAAGATCCAGGCGGGCCACGCCGACACGGCGCTCGTCTACAGCTACTCCAAGGCGTCGCCGGGCGACCTGCCCAACGTCATGAGCCGGGGCCTCGACCCCTACTACTACGCCCCGCTGTGGCCCGACTCGGTGGCGTTCGCCGGCCTCCAGGCCCGCGCCCTGCTCGACGCCGGCAAGATCACCGCCGAGGAGATGGCGGCGATCGCGCACCGGAGCCGCACCGCGGCCACGTCGAACCCGCGGGCGCAGGTGACGGGCTCGCCGTCGGTCGACGAGCTGCTCGCCGCCCCGTTCGTCTCCGACCCCCTGCGGCTGCACGACCTGCCGCCGATCTCCGACGGCGGCGTGGCCGTCGTGCTGGCGGCCGGCGACAGGGCCCGGGCGTGGAACGACCGACCGGCCTGGATCCGTGGCATCGACCACCGGATCGACAGCCACAACGTCGGCGTGCGCGACCTGACCGTCGCCCCGTCGATCGCCCTCGCCGCCGAGAAGGCCGGGGCCACCGGCTCGTTCGACGTGGCAGAGCTGCACGCGCCGTTCACGTTCCAGGAGAAGATCGTCGCGACGGAGCTCGGCCTGGGCGACGACGTGGAGATCAACCCCTCGGGCGGCGCCCTCGCCGCCAACCCCATGCTGGCGGCGGGCCTGATCCGCATCGCCGAGGTGTCGGACCGGATCTCGGCCGGCACCGCGGGCCGGGGCGTGGCGCACGCCACCGGCGGCCAGCTGCTGCAGCAGAACCTCGTGTGCGTCCTGGAGGGTGAGTGA
- a CDS encoding ferredoxin family protein, which produces MSSTYPEIGFEHRMSTVEFRIDDDRAHITVDDTKCRDCSVRGCITACPADLFVPTADGGILFNYEQCFECGTCYLVCNEEGAITWTYPEGGHGVVFHSS; this is translated from the coding sequence ATGAGCAGCACGTATCCCGAGATCGGCTTCGAGCACCGCATGTCGACGGTGGAGTTCCGCATCGACGACGACCGCGCCCACATCACCGTCGACGACACGAAGTGCCGGGACTGCTCGGTGCGCGGGTGCATCACCGCGTGCCCGGCCGACCTCTTCGTCCCGACCGCCGACGGCGGGATCCTCTTCAACTACGAGCAGTGCTTCGAGTGCGGGACCTGCTACCTCGTGTGCAACGAGGAGGGGGCGATCACCTGGACCTACCCCGAGGGCGGCCACGGCGTCGTCTTCCACTCGTCCTGA
- the mftE gene encoding mycofactocin biosynthesis peptidyl-dipeptidase MftE: MAPAVRLSGSTWPDLAGDRRDVLVVPLGSCEQHGPHLPFDTDTRIAEHLSAALAERVDGLVVAPSIGIGASGEHESFPGTLSIGTVALEAVLVELVRSALPPPGSPRPRPFGGVVLVNGHGGNVEATGRAAALLSDEGRDVLVWHPRVPDGDSHAGRTETSLLLHLDPAAVRIDRAQPGSTARWREIGDVVVAQGLAAVTANGVLGDPTTATAAEGEAVFVALVDALCASVEAWRDTLGR, translated from the coding sequence ATGGCACCGGCCGTGCGGTTGAGCGGGTCCACCTGGCCCGACCTGGCCGGTGACCGCCGGGACGTCCTCGTGGTGCCGCTCGGCAGCTGCGAGCAGCACGGGCCGCACCTCCCGTTCGACACCGACACCCGCATCGCCGAGCACCTGTCCGCCGCGCTCGCCGAGCGCGTGGACGGCCTCGTGGTCGCGCCGTCCATCGGCATCGGCGCCTCGGGGGAGCACGAGAGCTTCCCGGGGACGCTGTCGATCGGGACGGTGGCGCTCGAGGCGGTCCTGGTGGAGCTCGTGCGCTCGGCGCTGCCGCCGCCCGGCTCGCCGCGGCCGCGACCGTTCGGCGGCGTCGTGCTCGTGAACGGCCACGGCGGCAACGTCGAGGCGACCGGGCGCGCCGCCGCGCTGCTCTCGGACGAGGGCCGCGACGTGCTCGTCTGGCACCCCCGCGTCCCCGACGGCGACTCCCACGCAGGCCGGACCGAGACCTCCTTGCTGCTGCACCTGGACCCCGCCGCCGTCCGGATCGACCGGGCCCAGCCGGGCTCGACGGCCCGGTGGCGCGAGATCGGCGACGTCGTGGTCGCGCAGGGGCTCGCGGCCGTGACGGCGAACGGCGTGCTCGGCGACCCCACGACCGCGACCGCCGCCGAGGGCGAGGCGGTGTTCGTCGCGCTGGTCGACGCGCTGTGCGCGTCGGTCGAGGCGTGGCGGGACACACTGGGGCGGTGA
- a CDS encoding Zn-ribbon domain-containing OB-fold protein, translated as MRTTGPVIGAFLTGLRDRRVLGIKGADGTVVCPPVEYDPITGVPLTDMVEVGTEGTVRSWSWVGTVRENQPLDTPHALALIQLDGADTSLLHVVDAPGPDALSTGARVRIRWADETEGVITDIACFELVGGAA; from the coding sequence ATGCGCACCACCGGACCCGTGATCGGTGCCTTCCTCACCGGTCTGCGCGACCGGCGCGTGCTCGGCATCAAGGGCGCCGACGGCACGGTCGTCTGCCCGCCCGTCGAGTACGACCCGATCACCGGCGTCCCCCTCACCGACATGGTCGAGGTGGGCACCGAGGGCACGGTCAGGTCGTGGAGCTGGGTCGGCACGGTGCGCGAGAACCAGCCGCTCGACACGCCCCACGCCCTCGCCCTGATCCAGCTCGACGGCGCCGACACCTCGCTCCTGCACGTCGTCGACGCCCCGGGCCCCGACGCCCTGAGCACGGGCGCCCGCGTGCGCATCCGCTGGGCCGACGAGACCGAGGGCGTCATCACCGACATCGCCTGCTTCGAGCTGGTCGGAGGTGCGGCATGA
- a CDS encoding mycofactocin-associated electron transfer flavoprotein beta subunit: MLVAACTKWVDLRPEVDPVHGTVVATGRGGGFSAADHSAVEVALRLADAWDGEVVVICAGPVEAEDGLRELLAAGASRAVRIDVGDAHGDELGVHTGEGAAAQLGPVLRELRAEVVVCGDVSTDLGSGTVPAYLAHHLDAAQALGLLSVEVGERGRVRAVRRLDGGRREVLDVAAPAVLSVEGAVAELRRAPLSAALAARDAAVDVRMARPARAGDPPRLRPWRPPARAVAPPAGEHALDRVVQLTGALVDRTPPRTLELEPAAAAEAILEQLRTWGYLVPTPDAGGAGDRVDAVDG; the protein is encoded by the coding sequence ATGCTCGTCGCCGCGTGCACCAAGTGGGTCGACCTCCGGCCCGAGGTCGACCCCGTCCACGGGACGGTCGTCGCCACCGGTCGGGGCGGCGGGTTCTCCGCCGCCGACCACTCGGCCGTCGAGGTCGCGCTGCGGCTCGCCGACGCGTGGGACGGCGAGGTCGTCGTCATCTGCGCCGGACCGGTCGAGGCCGAGGACGGCCTGCGCGAGCTCCTCGCCGCGGGTGCCTCCCGAGCCGTGCGCATCGACGTCGGCGACGCCCACGGCGACGAGCTGGGCGTGCACACCGGCGAGGGAGCGGCGGCCCAGCTGGGTCCCGTGCTGCGCGAGCTCCGGGCCGAGGTCGTCGTCTGCGGCGACGTCAGCACCGACCTCGGGTCCGGCACCGTGCCGGCCTACCTGGCCCACCACCTCGACGCCGCCCAGGCGCTCGGGCTGCTCTCGGTCGAGGTCGGGGAGCGAGGCCGCGTGCGTGCGGTCCGGCGCCTCGACGGCGGGCGCCGCGAGGTGCTCGACGTCGCCGCCCCGGCGGTGCTCTCGGTCGAGGGCGCCGTGGCCGAGCTGCGCCGGGCGCCGCTGTCGGCCGCCCTCGCGGCACGCGACGCCGCCGTCGACGTCCGCATGGCCCGCCCCGCTCGCGCCGGGGACCCGCCCCGCCTGCGACCGTGGCGCCCACCGGCCCGCGCCGTCGCGCCGCCCGCGGGGGAGCACGCGCTCGACCGCGTCGTGCAGCTCACGGGGGCGCTCGTCGACCGGACGCCGCCCCGCACCCTCGAGCTCGAGCCCGCCGCGGCGGCCGAGGCGATCCTCGAGCAGCTCCGGACCTGGGGCTACCTCGTGCCGACCCCGGACGCCGGCGGCGCGGGCGACCGCGTCGACGCCGTCGACGGCTGA
- a CDS encoding mycofactocin-coupled SDR family oxidoreductase: MTIETNGTALVTGAARGIGAAVAARLAADGFRVACADVCSGDDELDRGVLAYPLATRADLDGTVEAIAAAGGRAKGIELDVRDAGAVRAAVAGIDDLHAVVSAAGVVWGGAPLWSTPESAWQAVLDVNVTGTFHVLAAAVPAIGSGPHAGRGRLVAVASAGATRGLPQMAAYAASKHAVVGLVRSLAGELAGSGTTVNAVAPGSTRTRILEASADVYGLADVEGFGVHHTTGRLLDPTEVADAVAWLCSEGAGSVTGSVVAVDGGMTAV; the protein is encoded by the coding sequence GTGACCATCGAGACGAACGGGACGGCCCTCGTGACCGGCGCGGCGCGCGGCATCGGGGCCGCCGTCGCGGCCCGGCTGGCGGCCGACGGGTTCCGGGTCGCGTGCGCGGACGTCTGCTCCGGCGACGACGAGCTCGACCGCGGCGTGCTGGCGTACCCGCTCGCGACCCGCGCCGACCTCGACGGCACCGTCGAGGCGATCGCCGCCGCCGGCGGCCGCGCCAAGGGGATCGAGCTCGACGTGCGCGACGCAGGCGCCGTGCGCGCCGCGGTCGCCGGCATCGACGACCTCCACGCCGTCGTGAGCGCGGCGGGGGTCGTGTGGGGCGGCGCCCCGCTGTGGTCGACCCCCGAGTCCGCGTGGCAGGCGGTGCTCGACGTCAACGTGACCGGGACGTTCCACGTGCTCGCCGCCGCGGTGCCGGCGATCGGCTCCGGTCCGCACGCCGGTCGCGGCCGGCTCGTCGCCGTGGCATCGGCGGGGGCCACCCGGGGCCTGCCGCAGATGGCCGCGTACGCGGCGTCGAAGCACGCCGTCGTCGGGCTGGTGCGGTCGCTCGCCGGTGAGCTCGCGGGGAGCGGGACGACGGTCAACGCCGTCGCCCCGGGGTCGACCCGGACGCGCATCCTCGAGGCCTCGGCCGACGTCTACGGGCTGGCCGACGTGGAGGGCTTCGGCGTCCACCACACCACCGGCCGGCTGCTCGACCCGACCGAGGTCGCCGACGCGGTCGCCTGGCTGTGCTCCGAGGGCGCCGGTTCGGTCACGGGGTCGGTGGTCGCCGTCGACGGCGGCATGACCGCCGTCTGA
- the mftF gene encoding mycofactocin biosynthesis glycosyltransferase MftF (Members of this protein family, MftF, are glycosyltransferases, members of PF00535 (glycosyl transferase family 2). The encoding gene is found as part of the mycofactocin cassette, in Mycobacterium tuberculosis, many other Actinobacteria, and occasional members of other lineages. Mycofactocin itself, a putative redox carrier, is a heavily modified derivative of the C-terminal Val-Tyr dipeptide of the mycofactocin precursor MftA (TIGR03969).) codes for MRFRPDGSLRRTGGGRVVFGGSPLRMWRLTPAGAALVDRAVLGEDLDVTAPAVGALVDRLVDAGALHPEPRPGAPGAPDPAEVTVVVPVRDRVAGLARLLDSLEPDRRDGVQVVVVDDGSADAAGHALVAASHGATLVRRGRSGGPAAAREAGIAVATTAVVAVVDSDCVVTDGWLRPLLAHLADERVAAAAPRIATAGGTGALARYDALRSPLDLGGEPARVSPGTRVSYVPSAALVLRRDAHAAVGGFDPELQVGEDVDLVWRLVGSGRTVRYEPASVVEHGPRPDLAGWLGQRFAYGGSAALLDRRHPWQVAPVRCSPWSAGGWVAVAAGHPVLGAAVLAGSAAALPRRLGSPASGVPTADALRLAALGHLGAGQQLARAVVRAWWPAALPAALVSRRVRRVVAASVASVAVAAAVQARRRDPSLGPASLASVAGLAVLDDAAYGAGVWAGCARAGSGRALLPVLPQRAHRL; via the coding sequence GTGCGGTTCCGCCCCGATGGCTCGCTCCGCCGGACCGGCGGGGGTCGCGTCGTGTTCGGCGGGTCGCCGTTGCGCATGTGGCGGCTGACCCCGGCCGGGGCGGCGCTGGTCGACCGGGCGGTGCTCGGCGAGGACCTCGACGTGACGGCACCGGCCGTGGGCGCGCTGGTCGACCGGCTCGTCGACGCCGGGGCGCTGCACCCGGAGCCGCGGCCGGGCGCACCCGGTGCCCCCGACCCGGCGGAGGTGACCGTGGTCGTCCCGGTCCGCGACCGCGTGGCGGGCCTGGCCCGGCTGCTCGACTCGCTCGAGCCCGACCGGCGCGACGGCGTGCAGGTCGTGGTGGTCGACGACGGCAGCGCCGACGCCGCGGGCCACGCCCTGGTCGCGGCATCCCACGGAGCGACCCTCGTCCGGCGCGGCCGATCGGGTGGCCCGGCGGCGGCGCGGGAGGCCGGCATCGCCGTCGCCACCACCGCGGTGGTCGCCGTCGTCGACAGCGACTGCGTCGTCACCGACGGCTGGCTCCGGCCGCTGCTCGCCCACCTCGCCGACGAGCGGGTCGCCGCCGCGGCGCCCCGGATCGCCACCGCCGGCGGGACCGGCGCACTGGCGCGCTACGACGCCCTGCGGTCGCCGCTCGACCTCGGTGGCGAGCCGGCCCGTGTGAGCCCAGGGACGAGGGTGTCGTACGTGCCGTCCGCCGCGCTCGTGCTCCGGCGCGACGCGCACGCTGCCGTCGGCGGCTTCGACCCGGAGCTGCAGGTCGGGGAGGACGTCGACCTGGTGTGGCGGCTCGTCGGCTCCGGACGGACGGTCCGGTACGAGCCGGCCTCGGTCGTCGAGCACGGACCTCGCCCCGACCTCGCGGGCTGGCTCGGTCAGCGGTTCGCCTACGGGGGCTCGGCGGCCCTGCTGGACCGGCGCCACCCGTGGCAGGTCGCCCCCGTGCGGTGCTCGCCGTGGAGCGCCGGCGGCTGGGTCGCCGTGGCGGCGGGTCACCCCGTCCTCGGCGCCGCGGTCCTCGCCGGGAGCGCGGCGGCGCTGCCCCGCCGGCTCGGCAGCCCGGCCTCGGGGGTCCCGACCGCCGACGCCCTCCGGTTGGCGGCGCTCGGCCACCTCGGGGCGGGACAGCAGCTCGCCCGGGCGGTCGTGCGGGCGTGGTGGCCCGCCGCCCTGCCCGCCGCGCTGGTCTCCCGCCGGGTGCGCCGGGTGGTCGCGGCCTCGGTCGCCTCGGTCGCCGTCGCCGCGGCCGTGCAGGCCCGGCGACGGGACCCGTCGCTCGGCCCCGCCTCGCTGGCGTCGGTGGCCGGGCTCGCCGTGCTCGACGACGCCGCCTACGGCGCCGGCGTGTGGGCCGGCTGCGCCCGGGCCGGATCCGGTCGGGCGCTGCTCCCCGTGCTGCCGCAGCGCGCCCACCGGCTCTGA
- a CDS encoding thiolase domain-containing protein — MGANRVAVIGVGQTKYSAVRGDVSLPGLLREAAYRALEDAQLTMDDIDAVVVGKAPDFFEGIMMPEPYLAEALGAVGKPLFRVHTAGSVGGSTAIVAASHVESGVHERVLTIGWQQQSVSEAMWALSFPIPFQQQLVAGAGGYFAPFIREYVRRSGAPDDIGILVALKDRLNALKNPYAHLHEPDITYDSIKESFMLWEPIRYAETCPSSDGAFAMVLGGEKAAEAAQAATGTPPAWILGTAMRSEPATASGRDQVRPQASLECAADVYRQAGITNPREQIDMAEIYVPFSWYEPMWMEGLLFADEGEGWKMTESGATSMTGDLPVNCSGGVLSTNPIGASGMIRFGEAAMQVRGQAGDHQVDGAKVALGHAYGGAAQFYAMWVVSSEKP; from the coding sequence ATGGGTGCCAACCGCGTTGCCGTCATCGGCGTCGGTCAGACCAAGTACTCCGCGGTCCGGGGCGACGTGTCGCTGCCGGGCCTGCTCCGGGAGGCGGCCTACCGGGCGCTCGAGGACGCCCAGCTCACGATGGACGACATCGACGCCGTCGTCGTCGGCAAGGCCCCTGACTTCTTCGAGGGCATCATGATGCCCGAGCCGTACCTGGCCGAGGCCCTCGGCGCGGTGGGCAAGCCGCTGTTCCGGGTGCACACCGCCGGCTCGGTGGGCGGGTCGACGGCCATCGTCGCCGCCTCCCACGTCGAGTCGGGCGTGCACGAGCGGGTCCTCACGATCGGCTGGCAGCAGCAGTCGGTCTCCGAGGCCATGTGGGCCCTCTCGTTCCCGATCCCGTTCCAGCAGCAGCTCGTGGCGGGCGCCGGCGGCTACTTCGCCCCGTTCATCCGCGAGTATGTCCGTCGCTCCGGGGCGCCCGACGACATCGGGATCCTGGTGGCGCTCAAGGACCGCCTGAACGCGCTGAAGAACCCGTACGCGCACCTTCACGAGCCCGACATCACGTACGACTCGATCAAGGAGTCGTTCATGCTGTGGGAGCCGATCCGCTACGCGGAGACGTGCCCGAGCTCCGACGGCGCCTTCGCCATGGTGCTCGGCGGCGAGAAGGCCGCCGAGGCGGCGCAGGCCGCCACCGGGACCCCACCGGCGTGGATCCTCGGCACCGCCATGCGCTCGGAGCCGGCGACCGCGTCGGGTCGCGACCAGGTGCGGCCCCAGGCCAGCCTCGAGTGCGCCGCCGACGTCTACCGCCAGGCGGGCATCACGAACCCGCGCGAGCAGATCGACATGGCCGAGATCTACGTGCCGTTCTCCTGGTACGAGCCGATGTGGATGGAGGGCCTGCTCTTCGCCGACGAGGGCGAGGGCTGGAAGATGACCGAGTCGGGCGCCACGTCGATGACGGGCGACCTCCCGGTCAACTGCTCCGGCGGCGTGCTGTCGACCAACCCCATCGGTGCCTCGGGCATGATCCGCTTCGGCGAGGCGGCCATGCAGGTCCGGGGCCAGGCCGGCGACCACCAGGTCGACGGCGCCAAGGTGGCGCTGGGCCACGCCTACGGCGGTGCCGCCCAGTTCTACGCCATGTGGGTCGTCAGCAGCGAGAAGCCCTGA